One Chlorobaculum limnaeum genomic window carries:
- a CDS encoding 4Fe-4S dicluster domain-containing protein codes for MKKRLLAPREEIPWYPAIDAEICNGCEACAEFCRPGVFAPGPPETDAVVVKRPKMQVANPYNCLVLCTRCEPVCPSGAITLPDPREFEKFVEYVE; via the coding sequence ATGAAGAAACGGCTGCTCGCGCCGAGGGAGGAGATTCCCTGGTATCCCGCCATCGATGCGGAGATCTGCAACGGCTGCGAAGCCTGCGCCGAATTCTGCCGCCCCGGAGTGTTCGCGCCCGGCCCGCCGGAAACCGATGCCGTGGTGGTGAAACGTCCGAAAATGCAGGTAGCAAACCCCTACAACTGCCTCGTTCTCTGCACCCGCTGCGAGCCGGTCTGCCCCTCCGGCGCGATTACTTTGCCTGACCCACGCGAATTCGAGAAGTTCGTGGAGTACGTAGAATAG
- a CDS encoding 2-oxoacid:acceptor oxidoreductase subunit alpha, producing MSDTAILNNNDMVISKTSVSVLFAGDSGDGMQLTGTQFANTVAVYGSDLNTFPNFPSEIRPPAGTVSGVSGFQLQFGTTGVYTPGAKFDVMIAMNAAALKANLKNLHHGGIIIADSDGFDAKNLNLSGYGEANNPLEDGTLNDYTVFKIPVVSLTRQALADTGLSVKIIDRCKNMFVLGVLYWLYSLPLETTIETLQTKFKNKLDIANANIKAVQAGYNFGDETEMFSQHGRFCVAPAQKKAGVYRRVTGNEASAIGLAAAAKKAGLKLFLGSYPITPASEILQTLAGLKKWGVKTFQAEDEIAGVLTSIGAAYGGALAATNTSGPGLALKTEGLGLAVILEIPLVIINVMRGGPSTGLPTKPEQSDLLMAMYGRHGEAPMPVIAAMSPVDCFYAAYEAAKIAVEYMTPVLCLTDGYLALSSEPMLVPAPGDLASITPVFSPERKADDPPYLPYKRDERGVRPWGIPGTPGLEHRIGGLEKQHETGHVSHDPENHALMTRLRAEKVAKVADIIPDLTIDNGPEKGDLLVLGWGSTYGAIKKAVEQAREGGLDVAHAHLRYINPFPKNLGAMLGNYKKVLIPENNCGQLLSIIRDKFLIEPVGFSKVQGLPFNEMEIEAKITDILKEL from the coding sequence ATGAGTGACACCGCAATCTTAAACAACAACGACATGGTAATATCAAAAACCAGCGTGTCAGTGCTTTTTGCCGGCGACTCCGGTGACGGCATGCAGCTTACCGGCACCCAGTTCGCCAACACGGTGGCCGTGTACGGCTCGGATCTGAACACATTTCCGAACTTTCCGTCGGAAATCAGACCTCCCGCAGGGACAGTTTCAGGCGTATCGGGATTTCAGTTACAGTTCGGAACGACCGGCGTCTACACTCCGGGCGCGAAGTTCGACGTCATGATCGCCATGAACGCCGCGGCGCTGAAGGCGAACCTGAAGAATCTGCACCACGGCGGCATCATCATCGCCGACAGCGACGGCTTCGATGCGAAGAACCTGAACCTCTCCGGGTATGGCGAAGCCAACAATCCGCTTGAAGATGGCACGCTGAACGACTATACCGTCTTCAAAATTCCGGTGGTCAGCCTTACCCGCCAGGCGCTTGCCGATACCGGCCTGAGCGTCAAGATCATCGACCGCTGCAAAAACATGTTCGTGCTCGGCGTGCTTTACTGGCTCTACAGCCTGCCGCTCGAAACCACGATCGAGACCTTGCAGACGAAGTTCAAAAACAAACTGGATATTGCAAACGCCAACATCAAGGCCGTTCAGGCGGGTTACAACTTCGGCGATGAAACCGAGATGTTCTCGCAGCATGGCCGCTTCTGCGTCGCTCCGGCTCAGAAAAAGGCGGGCGTCTATCGCCGCGTGACCGGCAACGAGGCATCGGCTATCGGTCTGGCAGCAGCTGCCAAAAAGGCCGGGCTGAAACTCTTCCTCGGCTCCTATCCGATCACCCCGGCCTCCGAAATTCTCCAGACCCTCGCCGGCCTGAAGAAATGGGGCGTCAAGACCTTCCAGGCCGAAGATGAAATCGCCGGCGTCCTGACCAGCATCGGCGCGGCTTATGGCGGTGCGCTTGCGGCCACCAACACCTCCGGCCCCGGCCTCGCCCTCAAGACCGAAGGTCTCGGCCTCGCGGTCATTCTCGAAATTCCTCTCGTAATCATCAACGTGATGCGTGGTGGCCCGTCCACAGGCTTGCCGACCAAGCCGGAGCAGTCCGATCTGCTCATGGCCATGTACGGACGCCACGGCGAAGCTCCGATGCCGGTCATCGCGGCCATGTCGCCGGTTGACTGTTTCTACGCAGCCTACGAAGCCGCGAAGATCGCCGTCGAGTACATGACCCCCGTCCTTTGCCTCACCGACGGCTACCTCGCGCTCAGCTCCGAGCCGATGCTCGTGCCCGCGCCTGGCGATCTGGCCTCGATCACTCCCGTCTTCTCGCCGGAACGCAAGGCCGACGATCCGCCGTACCTGCCCTACAAGCGCGACGAGCGCGGCGTCAGGCCGTGGGGCATTCCCGGCACGCCTGGCCTGGAGCACCGCATCGGCGGTCTCGAAAAGCAGCACGAAACCGGCCATGTCTCCCACGATCCGGAAAACCATGCGCTCATGACCAGGTTGCGCGCAGAAAAAGTGGCGAAGGTTGCGGACATCATTCCCGATCTCACCATCGACAACGGCCCGGAAAAAGGCGATCTGCTCGTGCTCGGCTGGGGATCGACCTACGGCGCCATCAAGAAAGCTGTCGAACAGGCCCGCGAAGGCGGCCTCGACGTCGCTCACGCGCATCTCCGCTATATCAACCCGTTCCCGAAAAATCTCGGCGCGATGCTCGGCAACTACAAAAAGGTGCTGATTCCTGAAAACAACTGCGGCCAGTTGCTCAGCATCATCAGGGACAAGTTTCTCATCGAACCGGTCGGCTTCAGCAAGGTTCAGGGCCTGCCGTTCAACGAGATGGAAATCGAAGCAAAAATCACCGATATCTTAAAGGAGCTCTGA
- a CDS encoding 2-oxoacid:ferredoxin oxidoreductase subunit beta yields MTDTHTCMTAKDFTSNQEPKWCPGCGDFMVLQQLKNAMAELCLKTEEVVVVSGIGCSSRLPYYINTYGVHGIHGRAMAMASGLKAARPDLSVWVGTGDGDALSIGGNHYIHTVRRNLDLNVVLFNNEIYGLTKGQYSPTSKVGLRTVTSPNGVVDHPINTIALTLGAGGTFVARVMDRDGKMMKEIFKRAHNHKGTSIVEIYQNCPIFNDGAFGPFSDKERKDDTTLYLEQGQPLVFGANGSKGIRLDGFKPTVIDLEASGVSKDDLWIHDENDLIKANILSRFFDDPNSTGEFLPRPFGIFYVEDRFTYEAALDAQIDKAQEKGEGTLEELLAGNSTWTIN; encoded by the coding sequence ATGACCGACACACATACCTGTATGACCGCCAAGGATTTCACCTCGAACCAGGAGCCGAAGTGGTGCCCCGGTTGCGGTGACTTCATGGTTCTCCAGCAGCTCAAGAACGCGATGGCCGAACTGTGCCTGAAAACCGAAGAGGTCGTCGTGGTCTCCGGCATCGGCTGCTCGTCGAGGCTGCCGTACTATATCAACACCTACGGCGTGCACGGCATCCACGGCCGCGCCATGGCGATGGCTTCCGGCCTGAAGGCGGCCCGTCCAGACCTCAGCGTCTGGGTCGGCACCGGCGACGGCGACGCGCTCTCCATCGGCGGCAACCACTACATCCACACGGTTCGCCGTAACCTCGACCTGAACGTCGTGCTGTTCAACAACGAGATTTACGGTCTGACCAAGGGGCAGTACTCACCCACCTCGAAGGTCGGCCTGAGAACTGTCACCTCGCCGAACGGCGTGGTCGATCACCCGATCAACACCATCGCCCTGACCCTTGGCGCTGGCGGCACCTTCGTGGCCCGCGTCATGGATCGGGACGGCAAGATGATGAAGGAGATCTTCAAACGCGCCCACAACCACAAGGGCACCTCGATCGTCGAGATTTACCAGAACTGCCCGATCTTCAACGATGGCGCGTTCGGGCCATTCAGCGACAAGGAGCGCAAGGACGACACGACCCTCTACCTCGAACAGGGCCAACCTCTCGTTTTCGGTGCAAACGGCTCGAAAGGCATTCGCCTCGACGGCTTCAAGCCGACGGTCATCGACCTCGAAGCATCGGGCGTTTCGAAAGACGATCTCTGGATTCACGACGAAAACGACCTCATCAAGGCCAACATCCTGTCACGCTTCTTCGACGATCCAAACTCCACCGGGGAGTTCCTCCCGAGACCGTTCGGCATCTTCTATGTCGAAGACCGCTTTACCTACGAAGCCGCTCTTGACGCCCAGATCGACAAGGCGCAGGAAAAAGGCGAAGGCACGCTCGAAGAGCTGCTCGCCGGCAACAGCACCTGGACGATTAACTGA
- a CDS encoding acetyl-CoA carboxylase carboxyltransferase subunit alpha, with protein sequence MAGKVVLDFEKPLYELEEKLSEMRVYLKSGEVDSMSEGRQGLKREIEALEAKVESLRKTIYKNLTRWQKVQLARHPERPYTLDYIYMMTKDFVELSGDRNFGNDKAIIGGFARIEDEATGFSQSVMVIGHQKGRDTKSNLYRNFGMAQPEGYRKALRLMKMAEKFRKPVITLIDTPGAFPGIEAEERGQAEAIARNLYEMAALKVPVICVIIGEGASGGAIGIGVGDRILMAENAWYSVISPESCSSILWRSWNFKEQAAEALKLTADDLLSQGIIDRIVIEPLGGAHHNPEAMAATLKAILIEELQGLLPKAPATLVDERIAKFSAMGVWEES encoded by the coding sequence ATGGCTGGCAAAGTAGTTCTCGATTTTGAAAAACCCCTGTATGAGCTTGAAGAGAAGCTCAGTGAAATGCGGGTTTATCTGAAAAGCGGCGAGGTCGATTCCATGTCGGAGGGCCGCCAGGGCCTGAAACGCGAGATCGAAGCGCTCGAAGCGAAGGTCGAATCGCTTCGCAAGACGATCTACAAGAACCTGACCCGGTGGCAGAAGGTGCAGTTGGCCCGTCACCCGGAACGCCCCTATACGCTCGATTACATCTACATGATGACGAAGGATTTCGTCGAGCTGTCGGGCGATCGCAACTTCGGTAATGACAAGGCGATCATCGGCGGCTTTGCCCGCATCGAGGATGAAGCGACCGGCTTTTCGCAAAGTGTGATGGTCATTGGCCACCAGAAAGGGCGCGACACCAAATCGAATCTTTACCGGAATTTCGGCATGGCGCAGCCCGAAGGCTATCGCAAGGCGCTTCGGCTTATGAAAATGGCCGAGAAGTTTCGCAAGCCGGTCATCACGCTGATCGACACGCCTGGCGCATTTCCCGGCATCGAAGCCGAAGAGCGCGGACAGGCTGAAGCCATCGCGCGTAACCTTTATGAAATGGCCGCGCTGAAAGTGCCGGTCATCTGCGTCATCATCGGCGAAGGGGCCAGCGGCGGCGCGATTGGCATTGGCGTCGGCGACCGCATACTCATGGCCGAAAACGCCTGGTACTCGGTCATCTCTCCGGAGAGCTGCTCGTCGATTCTCTGGCGGAGCTGGAACTTCAAGGAGCAGGCCGCCGAAGCGCTCAAGCTCACCGCTGACGATCTGCTCTCGCAGGGCATCATCGACCGGATCGTCATCGAACCGCTCGGTGGCGCGCATCACAATCCCGAAGCGATGGCCGCGACGCTCAAGGCGATTCTGATCGAGGAGTTGCAGGGATTATTGCCAAAAGCTCCAGCCACTCTGGTGGACGAGCGGATCGCCAAGTTCTCCGCGATGGGCGTGTGGGAAGAGAGTTGA
- a CDS encoding 4Fe-4S dicluster domain-containing protein, with product MLIFDCFFGRCEKPSCDGCGLVPVRNLRRALKSRSMNKKDDSFVEPDESWKKAVDATLAAKAPAASKASAKRKKRLLVPREEIPWFPIIKPELCNGCGDCKVLCKPGVFELGEPDPTGIHRPKLVVAHPMNCLVLCDRCVPICTSGAIVLPKKEEFEKYVEYLD from the coding sequence ATGCTGATTTTTGACTGTTTTTTCGGACGATGTGAAAAGCCCTCGTGCGATGGATGCGGCCTGGTGCCCGTCCGCAATCTGCGGCGTGCGCTCAAGTCGCGCTCGATGAATAAAAAAGATGACTCGTTCGTCGAACCGGACGAGTCATGGAAAAAAGCGGTGGACGCAACGCTTGCCGCGAAGGCCCCGGCAGCCAGCAAGGCATCGGCGAAGCGCAAAAAGCGGTTGCTCGTGCCGCGCGAAGAGATTCCGTGGTTTCCGATCATCAAGCCGGAGCTTTGCAACGGCTGCGGCGACTGCAAGGTGCTCTGCAAGCCCGGCGTCTTCGAGCTGGGCGAACCCGACCCGACCGGCATTCACCGCCCGAAGCTCGTCGTCGCCCACCCCATGAACTGCCTCGTCCTCTGCGACCGCTGCGTGCCCATCTGCACCTCGGGCGCGATCGTGTTGCCGAAGAAAGAGGAGTTCGAGAAGTACGTGGAGTATCTGGATTAG
- the alaS gene encoding alanine--tRNA ligase, translating to MNSREIRQSFLDFFAGKEHRIVRSAPVIPAEDPTLLFTNAGMNQFKDVFLGKGAREYVRAADTQKCIRASGKHNDLEDVGRDTYHHTFFEMLGNWSFGDYYKKEAIGWAWELMTEVWKLPKERLYATVYQDDDESLELWKQETDIDPSHILKFGNKDNFWEMGETGPCGPCSEIHIDLTPDGSGGPLVNVGDYRVIELWNLVFIQYDRQADGTLQPLPQKHVDTGMGFERVAAVLQGKSSNYDSDVFAPLFDRITELTGVVYTASLDSPSDIAMRVIADHCRTLTFALSDGAMPGNEGRGYVLRRILRRAVRYAGTLGCHEPIMYKMVEVLAGTMGDVFPELEKQRATVEKIIRAEEESFLVTLGRGTEIFNEVVAGMKTAGSTTISGADAFKLYDTFGFPLDLTRLMAAEVGLGIDEEGFEHCMTEQKTRARMDRKDKMQMQDDGGEWQRFAPEAPTMFVGYETLETAASLVAVRVSGDKLLAVLDRTPFYAESGGQVGDHGTLETAGYRLDVTDTRKDGEQIVHVVTSAHDKVRDCATTPADVRFDGLVAVEAAVDRERRVATERNHTATHLLHAALRKVLGEHVQQKGSLVTPERLRFDFSHFSKVSAEEIEQVEHEVNAEIRKAAGVTKHADVPYEEALSLGALAFFGDKYADRVRVVEVSGISIELCGGTHVGNIGQIGLVKIVSESSVAAGIRRIEAVTGAAAEALLWQEYRNLQEIKNLLKLKADEEAGPKIRELLDEKKSLDKQLQESRLAGLLDRLSASLAGGEEIAGCRVMTEQLDGVGGDELRQAAVALRERVPVAVGLLCSVADGKVSLVAFASDEAAKSLKLDAGKLVREAAACVKGGGGGKPELATAGGKEPAGIDKAIETFVASVKSALQ from the coding sequence ATGAATTCACGAGAGATACGGCAGTCGTTCCTCGATTTTTTTGCCGGCAAGGAGCACCGGATCGTCCGCTCCGCACCGGTCATTCCCGCCGAAGACCCTACCCTTCTTTTCACCAACGCGGGCATGAACCAGTTCAAGGATGTGTTCCTCGGCAAGGGCGCGAGGGAGTACGTTCGCGCGGCGGACACGCAGAAGTGCATTCGTGCTTCGGGCAAGCACAACGACCTCGAAGATGTCGGGCGCGACACCTATCACCACACCTTTTTCGAGATGCTCGGCAACTGGTCGTTCGGCGACTATTATAAAAAAGAGGCGATCGGCTGGGCGTGGGAGCTGATGACCGAGGTCTGGAAGCTGCCGAAAGAGCGTTTGTACGCAACGGTCTATCAGGACGACGACGAGAGCCTCGAACTCTGGAAACAGGAGACCGACATCGATCCGTCGCACATCCTGAAGTTCGGCAACAAGGACAACTTCTGGGAGATGGGCGAGACCGGCCCGTGCGGCCCCTGCTCGGAGATTCATATTGATCTCACGCCCGATGGTTCGGGTGGCCCGCTCGTCAACGTCGGTGATTATCGGGTCATCGAACTCTGGAACCTCGTGTTCATCCAGTATGACCGTCAGGCCGACGGCACTCTTCAGCCGCTGCCGCAGAAGCATGTCGATACCGGCATGGGCTTCGAGCGTGTGGCCGCCGTATTGCAGGGGAAATCCTCGAACTACGATAGTGACGTCTTCGCGCCGCTCTTCGACCGCATCACGGAGCTGACCGGCGTCGTCTACACCGCCTCACTCGATAGCCCGTCCGACATCGCCATGCGCGTGATTGCCGACCACTGCCGCACGCTCACCTTCGCGCTCTCCGACGGCGCGATGCCGGGCAACGAGGGACGCGGTTACGTGCTGCGCCGCATCCTGCGCCGCGCGGTGCGCTATGCGGGCACGCTCGGCTGCCACGAGCCGATCATGTACAAAATGGTCGAGGTGCTGGCGGGCACGATGGGTGACGTATTCCCGGAGCTGGAAAAGCAGCGGGCGACGGTCGAAAAGATCATCCGCGCCGAAGAGGAGAGCTTCCTCGTCACCCTCGGACGCGGCACCGAAATCTTCAACGAAGTGGTCGCAGGCATGAAAACCGCCGGAAGCACCACCATCTCCGGCGCGGACGCCTTCAAGCTGTACGACACCTTCGGCTTCCCGCTCGACCTGACCCGCCTGATGGCTGCCGAAGTCGGCCTCGGCATCGACGAGGAGGGTTTCGAGCACTGCATGACGGAGCAGAAAACCCGCGCCCGCATGGATCGCAAGGACAAGATGCAGATGCAGGATGACGGCGGCGAGTGGCAGCGGTTCGCGCCGGAAGCGCCGACCATGTTCGTCGGCTACGAAACGCTCGAAACGGCGGCATCGCTCGTTGCCGTCCGGGTCAGCGGCGACAAGCTTCTCGCGGTGCTCGACCGGACGCCCTTCTATGCCGAAAGCGGCGGCCAGGTTGGCGACCACGGCACGCTTGAAACCGCCGGATACCGCCTCGACGTCACCGACACGCGCAAGGATGGCGAGCAGATCGTCCACGTCGTCACCTCGGCGCACGACAAGGTGCGCGACTGTGCGACCACGCCAGCCGACGTACGCTTCGATGGCTTGGTTGCCGTCGAAGCCGCAGTTGACCGTGAGCGCCGCGTCGCCACCGAGCGCAACCACACCGCAACGCACCTGCTCCACGCCGCCCTGCGCAAGGTTCTCGGCGAGCATGTGCAGCAGAAAGGCTCGCTCGTCACGCCAGAGCGGCTGCGTTTCGACTTCAGCCACTTCTCGAAGGTGAGCGCCGAGGAGATCGAGCAGGTCGAGCACGAGGTCAACGCGGAGATTCGCAAGGCGGCGGGCGTCACCAAACACGCCGACGTGCCCTACGAAGAGGCGCTTTCGCTCGGCGCGCTCGCCTTCTTCGGCGATAAATACGCCGACCGCGTTCGCGTCGTCGAAGTATCGGGCATCTCCATCGAGCTGTGCGGCGGCACTCACGTGGGCAACATCGGCCAGATCGGCCTTGTCAAGATTGTCAGCGAATCGTCGGTCGCCGCCGGTATCCGGCGCATCGAGGCAGTCACCGGCGCGGCAGCCGAAGCGCTGCTCTGGCAGGAGTATCGCAACCTTCAGGAGATCAAAAATCTGTTGAAGCTCAAGGCGGACGAAGAGGCCGGGCCGAAAATCCGCGAATTGCTCGACGAGAAAAAATCGCTCGACAAGCAGCTTCAGGAGAGTCGCCTCGCCGGATTGCTCGACCGCCTGTCGGCGTCGCTCGCCGGAGGCGAGGAGATCGCCGGATGCCGCGTCATGACCGAGCAGCTCGACGGCGTCGGTGGCGACGAGCTTCGCCAGGCGGCAGTGGCGCTGCGAGAGCGCGTACCCGTCGCGGTCGGACTGCTGTGCAGCGTGGCCGATGGCAAGGTGTCGCTGGTTGCTTTCGCGTCGGACGAGGCGGCCAAATCGCTGAAGCTCGATGCGGGCAAGCTGGTGCGCGAAGCGGCGGCTTGCGTCAAGGGCGGCGGCGGCGGAAAGCCGGAGCTGGCGACCGCGGGCGGCAAGGAGCCTGCCGGAATCGACAAGGCCATCGAGACTTTCGTCGCCTCGGTCAAGTCCGCGTTACAGTGA
- the serB gene encoding phosphoserine phosphatase SerB: MRELLLINISGPDKPGLTSKITEVLARYDVPVLDIGQSVIHNHLSLGMLIEVPKESASAPILKDLLYTAHTLKLEIDFSPITTRDYHKWVGEQGKPRYLLSLLGRKITSEHLERVTTLVASHGFNIDTINRLSGRLPLEDERDPGCTKACIEFSLRGAPKSEERFRAEMLDITDSLGIDIAYQEDNIFRRTRRLVVFDMDSTLITSEVIDELAKEAGSGELVSAITEQAMRGELDFTESLKKRVATLAGLEESTLQTVAERLQLTEGAEHLFHNLHRLGFKTAILSGGFTYFGRHLQKKLNIDYVFANELEIVEGKMTGQVIGQVVDGKRKAELLEQIAATENIRLEQTVAVGDGANDLPMLGKAGLGIAFRAKPIVRETARQSISTLGLDAILYLMGFRDRDSLAV; encoded by the coding sequence ATGCGCGAACTGCTGCTTATCAACATTTCCGGGCCGGACAAGCCGGGCCTGACCTCCAAGATCACCGAAGTGCTTGCGCGATACGACGTGCCGGTGCTCGACATCGGCCAGTCGGTCATTCACAACCACCTCTCGCTCGGAATGCTCATCGAGGTGCCGAAGGAGTCCGCCTCCGCGCCGATCCTGAAAGACCTGCTCTACACGGCGCACACGCTCAAGCTGGAGATCGATTTTTCGCCCATCACCACGCGCGACTACCACAAATGGGTCGGCGAACAGGGCAAGCCGCGCTACCTGCTCTCGCTGCTCGGCAGAAAAATCACGTCGGAACATCTCGAACGGGTCACTACGCTGGTTGCCAGCCACGGCTTCAACATCGACACCATCAACCGCCTCTCCGGTCGCCTGCCGCTCGAAGACGAGCGCGACCCCGGCTGCACCAAGGCGTGCATCGAATTCTCGCTCCGGGGAGCGCCGAAAAGCGAAGAGCGGTTCCGCGCGGAGATGCTCGACATCACCGACAGCCTCGGCATCGACATCGCCTATCAGGAGGACAACATCTTCCGGCGGACGCGGCGGCTCGTGGTGTTCGACATGGACTCGACGCTGATCACGTCAGAGGTGATCGACGAACTGGCGAAAGAGGCGGGATCGGGCGAGCTGGTGTCGGCAATCACCGAGCAGGCGATGCGCGGCGAACTCGACTTCACCGAGAGCCTGAAAAAGCGCGTCGCGACGCTGGCGGGGCTGGAGGAATCGACGCTGCAAACGGTGGCCGAGCGGCTGCAACTCACCGAGGGGGCCGAGCACCTATTCCACAACCTGCACCGCCTCGGCTTCAAAACCGCCATCCTCTCCGGCGGCTTCACCTACTTCGGGCGCCATTTGCAGAAAAAGCTCAACATCGACTACGTCTTCGCCAACGAGCTGGAGATCGTGGAGGGCAAAATGACCGGCCAGGTGATCGGCCAGGTGGTGGACGGCAAGCGCAAAGCCGAGTTGCTCGAACAGATCGCTGCCACGGAGAACATCCGGCTCGAACAGACCGTCGCGGTCGGCGACGGCGCCAACGACCTCCCCATGCTCGGCAAGGCCGGACTCGGCATCGCCTTCCGCGCCAAGCCGATCGTGCGCGAAACGGCGCGGCAATCGATTTCCACGTTAGGCCTCGACGCGATTTTGTATTTGATGGGATTCAGGGACAGGGATTCGCTGGCGGTGTAA
- a CDS encoding toll/interleukin-1 receptor domain-containing protein: MRPIERLNLIDRIGRELQARMSYSDIDIFLKGFGIDTTKTTSSTNSKWIYVKELLGDAVDAVVLRIADELEIAHGHTVVGGIVQEESRFWMPGYFRLFISHLSEHKLKATALKEALRKYAVSCFVAHEDINPTLEWQGEIEKALASMDALAAILMQGFHDSKWTDQEVGFALGRGVLVVPLRNGLDPYGFIGKVQGVPCQGRTVAQVAASIFHALASNRLTKNKLATALVDQIVASPVVESGLQLFGSLKQIETLAQIHLERLRDNIGTNQILTSDASFVKELNLFRVC, translated from the coding sequence ATGCGACCCATTGAACGCCTTAACCTGATTGATCGAATTGGTCGCGAGTTACAAGCTCGCATGAGCTATTCCGATATTGACATTTTCCTCAAGGGCTTTGGTATCGATACCACCAAAACTACCTCCAGTACTAACAGCAAGTGGATCTATGTTAAGGAACTTCTGGGGGATGCAGTCGATGCCGTCGTATTGCGGATTGCTGATGAACTGGAAATTGCACACGGACACACGGTTGTCGGAGGTATCGTACAGGAAGAGAGCCGCTTCTGGATGCCTGGTTACTTTCGTTTATTCATCAGTCATTTATCCGAGCACAAACTGAAGGCTACAGCCCTGAAAGAGGCACTCCGAAAGTACGCAGTATCTTGCTTCGTCGCCCATGAGGACATTAACCCTACGCTCGAATGGCAAGGCGAAATTGAGAAAGCGCTTGCTTCAATGGACGCACTTGCCGCGATCCTTATGCAGGGGTTTCACGATAGCAAATGGACAGATCAGGAAGTTGGTTTTGCTCTTGGCCGGGGCGTTCTGGTCGTTCCACTTCGAAACGGCTTAGACCCGTACGGGTTCATTGGTAAGGTTCAAGGTGTTCCGTGTCAAGGCAGAACAGTCGCTCAGGTTGCAGCATCAATATTTCATGCGCTTGCAAGCAACAGACTGACCAAGAATAAGTTGGCAACAGCGCTCGTCGATCAGATTGTCGCCTCCCCAGTCGTTGAGTCTGGGCTCCAGTTGTTCGGTAGCTTAAAGCAGATCGAGACTCTTGCACAGATCCATCTGGAGCGCTTGCGCGACAACATTGGCACAAATCAAATTCTTACAAGTGATGCATCATTCGTTAAAGAGTTGAATTTATTTCGGGTCTGCTGA